A single region of the Oncorhynchus keta strain PuntledgeMale-10-30-2019 chromosome 4, Oket_V2, whole genome shotgun sequence genome encodes:
- the LOC118379152 gene encoding AP-1 complex-associated regulatory protein-like isoform X1, with translation MGNCWTYCSGIFRREANIIQQGGGSKYFRSSTTGEHYTIEFENLVESDEAESPQSCPRPISEDEIIHLKEHRYTAISDQQNLIDEKLQEELLAQEEKLRLEEEARNAAQREAARLARERKLKEQQLAQRKKSKAEVQGGAAHPRKHGSGEDFDVYLQHVKVMSEAFRSSRLSSETNVITPNTESSWDFNTKTRSTNDDGTSLDLEWEDEEGMNQVVPAWERSKTEEDILRAALRPGKKQTTSGTDSNALEWENDFVSAHGEDYAEENAEDSEYECFVNPVMDMHTPSVETPPVEITAPETEKR, from the exons ATGGGAAACTGTTGGACTTATTGTTCTGGAATCTTCAGAAGAGAAGCAAACATTATACAACAAGGAGGCGG GTCCAAATACTTTAGAAGCAGTACAACTGGGGAACATTACACAATAGAG TTTGAAAACCTTGTTGAGAGTGATGAG GCAGAGAGCCCACAAAGCTGTCCCAG GCCCATCAGTGAAGATGAGATCATCCACCTGAAAGAGCACCGGTATACTGCAATTTCTGATCAGCAGAACTTGATAGACGAGAAGTTGCAAGAAGAG TTATTAGCACAAGAGGAGAAGTTAAGGCTAGAAGAGGAGGCTAGAAATGCTGCCCAGCGTGAGGCCGCCAGGCTGGCACGTGAGCGAAAGCTAAAGGAG CAACAGCTTGCACAACGGAAAAAAAGCAAGGCAGAAGTCCAAGGTGGCGCAGCCCATCCAAGAAA GCATGGCTCAGGTGAAGACTTTGATGTCTACCTacagcatgtgaaagtcatgtCAGAAGCCTTCAGGAGCAGCA GGCTGTCCTCTGAGACTAATGTGATCACCCCCAACACGGAGAGCAGCTGGGACTTCAACACCAAGACCCGCTCCACCAACGATGACGGAACCTCACTGGACCTGGAGTGGGAGGACGAGGAAG GGATGAACCAGGTGGTCCCAGCGTGGGAGAGGTCTAAAACCGAGGAGGACATACTCCGAGCCGCACTCCGGCCGGGCAAGAAGCAGACGACCAGCGGTACGGACTCCAACGCCCTGGAGTGGGAGAACGACTTTGTAAGCGCTCACGGCGAGGATTATGCTGAGGAGAATGCAGAGGACTCTGAATACGAATGCTTTGTCAACCCTGTCATGGATATGCACACCCCATCTGTGGAAACACCACCGGTAGAGATAACTGCACCGGAGACTGAGAAGAGATAG
- the LOC118379152 gene encoding AP-1 complex-associated regulatory protein-like isoform X2, with product MGNCWTYCSGIFRREANIIQQGGGSKYFRSSTTGEHYTIEFENLVESDEAESPQSCPRPISEDEIIHLKEHRYTAISDQQNLIDEKLQEELLAQEEKLRLEEEARNAAQREAARLARERKLKELAQRKKSKAEVQGGAAHPRKHGSGEDFDVYLQHVKVMSEAFRSSRLSSETNVITPNTESSWDFNTKTRSTNDDGTSLDLEWEDEEGMNQVVPAWERSKTEEDILRAALRPGKKQTTSGTDSNALEWENDFVSAHGEDYAEENAEDSEYECFVNPVMDMHTPSVETPPVEITAPETEKR from the exons ATGGGAAACTGTTGGACTTATTGTTCTGGAATCTTCAGAAGAGAAGCAAACATTATACAACAAGGAGGCGG GTCCAAATACTTTAGAAGCAGTACAACTGGGGAACATTACACAATAGAG TTTGAAAACCTTGTTGAGAGTGATGAG GCAGAGAGCCCACAAAGCTGTCCCAG GCCCATCAGTGAAGATGAGATCATCCACCTGAAAGAGCACCGGTATACTGCAATTTCTGATCAGCAGAACTTGATAGACGAGAAGTTGCAAGAAGAG TTATTAGCACAAGAGGAGAAGTTAAGGCTAGAAGAGGAGGCTAGAAATGCTGCCCAGCGTGAGGCCGCCAGGCTGGCACGTGAGCGAAAGCTAAAGGAG CTTGCACAACGGAAAAAAAGCAAGGCAGAAGTCCAAGGTGGCGCAGCCCATCCAAGAAA GCATGGCTCAGGTGAAGACTTTGATGTCTACCTacagcatgtgaaagtcatgtCAGAAGCCTTCAGGAGCAGCA GGCTGTCCTCTGAGACTAATGTGATCACCCCCAACACGGAGAGCAGCTGGGACTTCAACACCAAGACCCGCTCCACCAACGATGACGGAACCTCACTGGACCTGGAGTGGGAGGACGAGGAAG GGATGAACCAGGTGGTCCCAGCGTGGGAGAGGTCTAAAACCGAGGAGGACATACTCCGAGCCGCACTCCGGCCGGGCAAGAAGCAGACGACCAGCGGTACGGACTCCAACGCCCTGGAGTGGGAGAACGACTTTGTAAGCGCTCACGGCGAGGATTATGCTGAGGAGAATGCAGAGGACTCTGAATACGAATGCTTTGTCAACCCTGTCATGGATATGCACACCCCATCTGTGGAAACACCACCGGTAGAGATAACTGCACCGGAGACTGAGAAGAGATAG